Proteins from a genomic interval of Rhodothermales bacterium:
- a CDS encoding VOC family protein, giving the protein MPEKPAPGTVTWFDLTVKDAPRIRDFYSKVVGWKPEPVKMGDYEDYTMTVPSTGDPATGVCHARGGNADLPPYWMIYVNVEDLDLSMAATRGGGGKVISGPKEMAGHGRYCVIQDPAGAVIALFEPA; this is encoded by the coding sequence ATGCCTGAGAAACCCGCACCTGGAACCGTTACCTGGTTTGACCTGACCGTAAAGGACGCGCCACGCATTCGGGACTTCTACAGCAAGGTCGTCGGATGGAAGCCGGAGCCTGTCAAGATGGGCGACTATGAGGACTACACCATGACGGTGCCCTCGACCGGAGACCCGGCAACGGGCGTCTGCCACGCCCGGGGCGGCAACGCCGACCTCCCCCCCTACTGGATGATCTACGTGAATGTGGAAGACCTGGACCTGTCCATGGCAGCCACTCGCGGAGGCGGCGGCAAGGTGATCTCCGGTCCCAAAGAGATGGCAGGGCATGGGCGATATTGTGTCATCCAGGATCCGGCGGGCGCGGTAATTGCACTGTTTGAGCCAGCCTAG
- a CDS encoding alpha-ketoglutarate-dependent dioxygenase AlkB — MEPDLTYEPDFLDQASALRYQDTLTRTIPWEQHQVRLFGKWIDTPRRSAWFGDPGVRYGYSGQVYDPHPWTAEVAQLRAAVESASGARFNSVLLNLYRTGQDSMGWHADDEAELGERPVIASLSLGATRRMRFRLKENHRVTHAVDLASGSLLIMGPDVQAAWQHALPKTKRVSQPRINLTFRLVGPRG; from the coding sequence ATGGAGCCGGATCTGACCTACGAACCTGACTTCCTGGATCAGGCGTCGGCACTCCGCTACCAGGATACTCTGACCCGCACGATCCCCTGGGAACAGCACCAAGTGCGACTTTTTGGGAAGTGGATAGACACGCCGCGCCGTTCTGCGTGGTTCGGGGATCCGGGAGTTCGTTATGGGTATTCCGGGCAGGTCTACGATCCTCATCCCTGGACGGCTGAAGTGGCTCAACTGCGGGCGGCCGTGGAATCCGCGAGCGGAGCGCGGTTCAACTCCGTGCTGCTGAATCTCTACCGCACGGGTCAGGACTCGATGGGTTGGCACGCGGACGACGAGGCCGAACTCGGTGAGCGCCCTGTTATCGCCTCGCTGAGTCTGGGGGCCACCCGCAGAATGCGGTTTCGGCTCAAGGAGAATCACCGCGTAACTCACGCCGTGGATCTCGCGTCCGGGTCCCTTCTCATCATGGGGCCTGACGTGCAGGCGGCATGGCAGCATGCCCTGCCCAAAACGAAGCGCGTGAGTCAGCCGCGCATCAATCTGACATTTCGCCTGGTCGGACCGCGCGGCTGA
- a CDS encoding TfoX/Sxy family protein, which yields MAYDEHLASRLRHVVGDAPEISERKMFGGLCLMERGHMLVGIVGSDLMVRVGPASTRRASRKNTRDPWISREGP from the coding sequence ATGGCCTATGACGAGCACCTCGCAAGCCGGCTTCGGCACGTGGTCGGAGACGCGCCGGAGATCTCCGAACGCAAGATGTTTGGCGGCCTGTGCCTGATGGAACGCGGCCACATGCTTGTGGGCATCGTGGGCAGCGACCTGATGGTTCGCGTGGGTCCGGCCAGCACGAGGCGTGCCTCGCGGAAGAACACGCGCGACCCATGGATTTCACGGGAAGGCCCATGA
- a CDS encoding LLM class flavin-dependent oxidoreductase, whose protein sequence is MQLGIYTFAENTPDTSSGSARPAEERMKDLLDEVKLADEVGLDVYAVGEHHRPEYLSSSPATFLAAAAAVTNRIRLSSAVTVLSSDDPVRVFQQFATVDLISAGRTEIMVGRGSFIESFPLFGNDLRDYDGLFAEKLDLLLKLRAEERVTWSGSRRPGLEDAGIYPRPVQQPLPVWLAVGGTPASVVRAGTLGLPLALAIIGGNPARFAGMAGLYRQTLNESGHDPSTPLSLNLHGFLADSAERAADIAWEPFSMTMNRIGRERGWPPVSRSQFEAEIGPSGALLLGSPEEVAAKIARHHALFRHDRTLIQLSVGSVPREAMMRAIELLGTVKPIVQEMIDGQSESGPPAR, encoded by the coding sequence ATGCAACTCGGAATCTACACCTTTGCGGAAAACACGCCAGACACTTCCTCGGGATCTGCCCGACCCGCAGAGGAGCGCATGAAAGATCTGCTCGACGAGGTGAAGCTCGCTGACGAGGTTGGTCTGGATGTCTACGCCGTAGGTGAGCATCACCGCCCGGAGTACCTGTCCTCCAGCCCGGCTACCTTTCTTGCGGCCGCCGCGGCCGTGACCAATCGCATCCGGCTCTCGAGCGCCGTGACCGTGTTGTCGTCGGACGACCCGGTTCGTGTCTTTCAGCAGTTCGCCACGGTGGACCTGATCTCGGCCGGGCGTACGGAGATCATGGTTGGTCGGGGGTCGTTCATCGAGTCCTTTCCGTTGTTCGGCAACGATTTGCGGGACTACGATGGGCTCTTTGCCGAGAAGCTGGACCTGCTCCTGAAGCTGAGGGCCGAGGAGCGCGTGACGTGGAGCGGTTCGCGCAGGCCAGGACTGGAAGACGCTGGAATCTATCCGCGACCCGTTCAGCAACCGCTGCCAGTCTGGCTGGCTGTGGGCGGCACGCCGGCATCTGTCGTACGGGCCGGAACGCTCGGACTGCCGCTTGCCCTGGCGATCATTGGAGGCAATCCCGCACGATTTGCCGGCATGGCCGGTCTGTATCGGCAGACGCTGAACGAATCGGGCCATGACCCGAGTACTCCACTCAGCCTGAACCTGCACGGTTTCCTGGCCGATAGTGCGGAGCGCGCGGCGGACATAGCCTGGGAGCCATTTTCGATGACCATGAATCGCATCGGCAGGGAACGAGGGTGGCCGCCAGTCTCACGGTCACAGTTCGAAGCTGAAATCGGACCTTCCGGAGCGCTACTCCTTGGAAGTCCCGAGGAGGTGGCGGCGAAGATCGCGCGCCACCACGCACTGTTTCGACACGATCGCACACTCATTCAGCTCAGCGTAGGCTCTGTGCCGAGAGAGGCGATGATGCGGGCCATTGAGCTTCTGGGCACGGTAAAGCCCATCGTCCAGGAAATGATCGACGGTCAGTCCGAAAGCGGACCGCCTGCCAGATAG
- the pdeM gene encoding ligase-associated DNA damage response endonuclease PdeM, whose translation MNLENAAVIEFGGARLALLPERAVVNLDSGELYLADLHVGKSATFRANAIPIPEGDTRADLDRLHRAIQRTGVRRVVILGDFLHAPASHLDEVWPAWRQAHTELEVVVVRGNHDAWAGDPRPEWQVELVDAPLVRGELALRHEPIVDPARFVLAGHVHPAIRLRGSGRDRLSLPCFHVANRLLTLPAFTRFSGGYGVRARAGDRVFAIAEEAVMDVTALAA comes from the coding sequence ATGAACCTCGAGAACGCCGCCGTCATTGAGTTCGGCGGGGCACGTCTGGCGCTGCTTCCGGAGCGAGCGGTCGTCAATCTGGACTCCGGAGAGCTGTATCTGGCCGACTTGCATGTCGGGAAGAGTGCGACGTTTCGAGCGAATGCGATCCCCATTCCCGAAGGTGACACCCGGGCTGATCTCGACCGCCTGCACCGGGCTATCCAACGAACGGGCGTTCGGAGGGTGGTGATTCTCGGCGATTTCCTGCACGCGCCGGCGTCGCACCTTGACGAAGTCTGGCCGGCCTGGCGACAGGCCCATACGGAATTGGAGGTTGTGGTTGTTCGCGGCAACCATGATGCCTGGGCCGGCGATCCTCGCCCGGAGTGGCAGGTGGAACTGGTGGATGCGCCCCTGGTCCGCGGCGAGCTGGCCTTACGGCACGAGCCCATTGTCGATCCGGCGCGGTTTGTCCTGGCCGGTCATGTGCATCCGGCCATTCGGCTGCGCGGGTCAGGGCGTGACCGTCTGTCCCTTCCGTGTTTTCATGTGGCGAACAGGCTGTTGACACTGCCTGCGTTCACTCGATTCTCAGGCGGATACGGGGTCAGGGCGCGGGCCGGAGACCGGGTGTTCGCGATTGCAGAAGAGGCCGTGATGGACGTGACGGCGCTGGCGGCCTGA
- a CDS encoding rod shape-determining protein: MSIFNFASDVAIDLGTANTLIYIKGRGIVLNEPSIVALNRSTRKIIAVGSEAQQMHERTHRDIETIRPLKDGVIADFEVAEQLIRHLIRKVQTSWFTAIRRMVVCVPSGITEVEKRAVRDSAEHAGARQVYLIDEPMAAAIGIGLNVAEPVGNMIVDIGGGTTEIAVIALSGIVIDESIRVGGDELDNAIVQYFKRNHNLLIGHRTAERIKLEVGSAIELDPELELSVKGRDLVSGIPKIRTISSEDVREALREPVSQIAAAVIRCLERTPPELGSDILERGIMLTGGGAMLKGLDGLIKGRVDLPVYVAEDPLTAVVRGTGSVLEDIPKFEKVLS, translated from the coding sequence ATGTCCATCTTCAATTTCGCGTCTGACGTAGCGATCGACCTCGGGACCGCAAACACCCTGATCTATATCAAGGGCCGCGGTATCGTTCTCAACGAACCCAGCATCGTCGCGCTCAACCGGTCCACGCGGAAGATCATTGCGGTGGGATCCGAAGCGCAGCAGATGCACGAGCGCACGCACCGCGACATCGAGACCATCCGTCCGCTGAAGGACGGCGTGATCGCAGACTTTGAGGTCGCCGAGCAGCTGATCCGCCACCTGATCCGGAAGGTCCAGACCAGTTGGTTTACGGCAATCCGCCGCATGGTGGTGTGCGTGCCTTCGGGCATCACAGAGGTTGAAAAACGCGCCGTACGCGACTCGGCCGAGCATGCAGGTGCGCGCCAGGTCTACCTCATTGATGAGCCGATGGCGGCCGCCATCGGAATCGGACTCAATGTCGCCGAGCCCGTCGGCAACATGATTGTGGACATTGGAGGCGGCACCACGGAAATCGCGGTGATAGCACTCTCGGGCATCGTCATCGACGAGTCCATTCGCGTTGGCGGGGACGAACTGGACAACGCCATCGTTCAGTACTTCAAGCGCAATCACAATCTGTTGATCGGTCACCGCACGGCAGAGCGTATCAAGCTTGAGGTCGGCAGCGCTATCGAACTCGACCCGGAACTGGAACTGTCCGTAAAGGGTCGCGACCTGGTCTCCGGTATTCCGAAGATCCGGACCATCTCCTCAGAAGACGTGCGTGAGGCGCTTCGTGAGCCTGTGTCGCAAATTGCCGCCGCGGTCATCCGCTGCCTGGAGCGCACGCCGCCCGAGCTCGGTTCCGACATCCTGGAGCGGGGCATCATGCTGACCGGCGGTGGGGCCATGCTGAAGGGGCTGGACGGGCTGATCAAGGGGCGCGTGGACCTGCCTGTCTATGTGGCCGAGGACCCGCTGACCGCAGTTGTGCGGGGCACCGGATCCGTGCTGGAAGACATCCCCAAGTTTGAGAAGGTGCTCTCCTGA
- a CDS encoding ligase-associated DNA damage response DEXH box helicase translates to MKTSRNVPFSDDDAVLQPAFSWFDARGWTPFPFQQEVWRKYLAGESGLIHAATGYGKTYAAWFGPLLKALRDGDEGGGGIRVLWITPLRALVNDTMKSLQAPLDDLEIPWRVERRTGDTSADTKSRQRDRLPEVLVTTPESLSLLLTYANLKDEFASLEAVIVDEWHELLGSKRGSQAELCLARLRRWCPAVRLWGVSATISNLDEALRVLVGTERAGTGAVVRGRESKKVVVDALLPAQVERFQWTGHVGKNMAGAVADQIDEVSTSLVFTNTRSNAEIWYHELLARRPEWAGRIAVHHGSIDRKTRRWIERSLSEGALRCVVCTSSLDLGVDFSPVERVFQVGSPKSVARILQRAGRSGHQPGAVSRITCVPTHALELVEFAAARQAAEAMQVEPREPIEKPYDVLVQHMVTVAIGGGFRPSEFLEEVRDAWSFRTLDDEEWSWALDFCTTGGASLRAYEHYRRVVDFEGTMVCASNELARRHRMSIGTIASDTSIGVYFRNGHKLGTVEESFVSRMKEGDVFFFAGRVLEFVRIRELKAYVRPGRASKGAVPRWQGGRMPLSGEMSAAMRRMYDAAGRGHMDAVEMDALQPILELQAAWSVVPREGDLLLERVHTRDGHHLFLYPFEGRTVHEGLAALIAWRMARISPITVTMSYNDYGIEFLSAEPAPLERALEEGLFEPENLIEDIESSINAAEMARRQFRGIARVAGLVFSGYPGRSKGAAQIQASSSLLFDVFVRHDPDNLLIKQARRQVREEQLEQKRLEATLERIRTARLVVVDVPKVSPLAFPILVDRLGQRLTTERLSTRIRRMQQQLELAADDTLSQA, encoded by the coding sequence GTGAAAACCAGCCGAAACGTGCCTTTTTCCGATGACGACGCCGTTCTGCAGCCGGCGTTCTCCTGGTTCGATGCGCGCGGTTGGACTCCGTTCCCATTCCAGCAGGAGGTATGGCGCAAATACCTGGCAGGCGAAAGCGGACTGATCCATGCCGCGACGGGATACGGCAAGACGTATGCGGCATGGTTCGGGCCCCTGCTGAAGGCGCTTCGGGACGGCGATGAGGGTGGAGGCGGCATTCGGGTCCTGTGGATCACCCCCCTCCGGGCGCTTGTCAACGACACGATGAAATCGCTGCAGGCACCGCTGGATGACCTTGAAATTCCCTGGCGAGTGGAGCGTCGCACAGGGGATACCTCCGCGGACACCAAGTCCCGTCAGCGGGATCGCTTGCCGGAGGTGCTGGTGACGACCCCGGAGAGCCTGTCGCTGCTGCTGACGTACGCGAACCTCAAGGACGAATTCGCCTCGCTCGAGGCCGTGATCGTTGATGAGTGGCACGAGTTGCTCGGTAGCAAACGAGGCAGTCAGGCGGAGCTTTGCCTGGCACGACTTCGGCGTTGGTGCCCGGCCGTGCGGCTCTGGGGCGTCTCCGCCACAATCTCCAATCTCGACGAGGCTCTTCGGGTGCTGGTGGGCACCGAGCGAGCCGGCACGGGGGCGGTGGTCAGAGGCCGGGAATCCAAGAAAGTGGTGGTCGATGCCCTCCTGCCCGCCCAGGTAGAGCGTTTTCAGTGGACGGGTCATGTAGGCAAAAACATGGCGGGTGCCGTCGCAGACCAGATCGACGAGGTCAGCACCTCGCTGGTGTTTACCAATACCCGGTCGAACGCCGAAATCTGGTACCACGAGTTGCTTGCCCGGCGTCCGGAGTGGGCGGGCCGGATTGCCGTACACCACGGCTCCATCGATCGAAAGACACGGCGATGGATCGAGCGCTCGCTTTCCGAGGGTGCCCTGCGCTGTGTCGTCTGCACATCCAGCCTGGACCTGGGAGTAGACTTCTCCCCGGTGGAACGGGTGTTTCAAGTTGGCAGTCCCAAGAGTGTTGCCCGCATCCTGCAGCGCGCCGGTCGAAGTGGTCACCAGCCTGGAGCTGTCTCCCGCATCACCTGTGTGCCCACGCACGCGCTGGAGCTGGTCGAATTCGCCGCTGCCCGGCAGGCCGCGGAGGCCATGCAGGTAGAGCCCCGCGAGCCCATCGAAAAGCCGTACGATGTGCTTGTGCAGCACATGGTTACCGTAGCAATCGGCGGAGGTTTTCGCCCGTCCGAGTTCTTGGAGGAGGTGCGGGATGCCTGGAGCTTCCGCACGCTGGACGACGAGGAGTGGAGTTGGGCGCTTGACTTCTGCACCACCGGCGGGGCCTCACTTCGGGCCTACGAGCACTATCGGCGGGTGGTGGATTTCGAGGGCACGATGGTATGCGCGTCCAACGAATTGGCGCGACGGCATCGCATGTCCATCGGCACCATCGCCTCCGATACGTCGATCGGAGTCTACTTCCGCAACGGGCACAAGCTGGGCACCGTGGAGGAGTCCTTTGTCAGCCGCATGAAGGAGGGCGATGTGTTCTTCTTCGCCGGCCGCGTTCTGGAGTTCGTGCGTATCCGAGAGCTCAAAGCTTATGTGCGACCGGGCCGCGCATCGAAAGGCGCCGTTCCGCGATGGCAAGGCGGGCGCATGCCGTTGTCAGGCGAGATGAGTGCGGCCATGCGGCGCATGTACGACGCGGCCGGCAGAGGGCATATGGATGCGGTCGAAATGGACGCGCTGCAGCCGATTCTGGAGCTGCAGGCTGCCTGGTCCGTGGTGCCGCGCGAAGGAGACCTGCTTCTGGAGCGCGTGCATACCCGGGACGGTCACCACCTCTTCCTGTATCCCTTTGAGGGGCGCACGGTACACGAAGGTCTGGCCGCGCTCATTGCCTGGCGCATGGCGCGCATCTCCCCGATCACCGTAACGATGTCGTACAACGACTACGGGATCGAATTCCTGTCCGCCGAGCCGGCTCCGTTGGAGCGCGCCCTGGAGGAAGGGTTGTTTGAGCCTGAGAATCTGATCGAGGACATCGAGTCCAGCATCAATGCTGCCGAAATGGCCCGCAGGCAGTTTCGGGGCATCGCCCGGGTGGCGGGGCTGGTCTTCTCAGGGTACCCCGGAAGGAGCAAGGGAGCGGCCCAGATTCAGGCATCCAGCAGCTTGTTGTTCGATGTCTTTGTCCGGCATGATCCGGACAACTTGCTGATCAAACAGGCCCGTCGCCAGGTGCGGGAAGAGCAGTTGGAGCAGAAGCGACTGGAGGCGACGCTCGAGCGGATCCGGACCGCACGCCTGGTGGTAGTGGATGTGCCCAAGGTGAGTCCGCTGGCATTTCCCATTCTCGTGGACCGTCTCGGGCAACGCCTCACCACCGAACGCCTGAGTACCCGCATCCGGCGCATGCAGCAGCAACTGGAGCTCGCGGCTGACGACACCCTGTCACAAGCATGA
- a CDS encoding ankyrin repeat domain-containing protein has translation MQTLTDGGILAEYAGRSQMVHEGIIRRIAAGRTDLVWDLLAAGASPDSVDEQGTSVLRWCAYYGDVSAVRRLTEAGAKLAALGANLDLNGAAFHGHWQLCEFLIERGADPRYPLPDTAETPLHAATCHPGRSTFEPVVRVLLNHGADPNACTIPDIETGSFMRDARTRGESPLHRAAAYGSAAMIQQLLAAGANVELTDAHGDSPLSWASWHCRPDAILRMLLHGPHRIHPARNSESDHGVGVSAMERYLAGGPLSD, from the coding sequence TTGCAGACACTCACGGATGGGGGTATTCTGGCAGAATACGCAGGCAGATCGCAAATGGTACACGAGGGCATCATCAGGCGTATTGCAGCAGGACGGACAGATCTCGTCTGGGACCTCCTTGCAGCAGGTGCTTCACCGGACAGCGTCGACGAACAAGGAACGTCCGTGCTCAGGTGGTGCGCCTACTATGGCGACGTCTCGGCGGTCCGACGCCTGACAGAGGCCGGGGCGAAGCTGGCAGCACTCGGCGCTAACCTGGATCTGAACGGGGCGGCATTTCACGGCCATTGGCAGCTCTGCGAGTTTCTGATCGAGCGGGGCGCCGACCCCAGGTACCCGCTGCCCGACACGGCCGAAACGCCGTTGCATGCTGCCACTTGCCATCCCGGAAGGTCCACGTTCGAGCCGGTTGTGCGCGTCCTGCTGAATCACGGCGCCGATCCCAACGCCTGCACGATCCCGGACATCGAGACCGGCAGCTTCATGCGAGACGCGCGCACACGAGGAGAGTCGCCGCTGCATCGTGCGGCGGCATACGGGTCGGCAGCCATGATCCAGCAGCTCCTGGCGGCCGGAGCTAATGTTGAGCTGACGGACGCGCATGGTGACAGCCCGCTGTCCTGGGCCAGCTGGCACTGTCGCCCGGATGCCATCCTGCGCATGCTGCTCCATGGACCGCACCGAATCCACCCGGCGCGGAATTCCGAATCCGATCACGGTGTCGGGGTCAGCGCCATGGAGCGCTATCTGGCAGGCGGTCCGCTTTCGGACTGA
- a CDS encoding YgjV family protein has product MPPFSDIIGFIGVAANVGWPFFRSRTWMLLGQAFGAFLFALHYALISAPTAALLLTTAGLQALLAIPLGDRSNFRLLYLATIPVIGGIMAFSWTGVESLFASLGLALISLGRYQLKVIPFRALLVACIPMWLVHNLIVGSVPGLVSDALSFSSGLWMLIVTIRQERGRAPASPSSAG; this is encoded by the coding sequence GTGCCTCCCTTCTCCGACATAATCGGCTTCATCGGAGTGGCAGCCAACGTTGGCTGGCCCTTTTTCCGGTCCCGCACCTGGATGCTGCTCGGGCAGGCATTCGGAGCGTTCCTGTTTGCACTGCACTACGCCCTCATCAGCGCTCCTACGGCGGCCCTTCTCCTCACTACGGCCGGCCTGCAGGCGCTGCTTGCGATACCCCTGGGCGATCGCAGCAATTTTCGCCTGCTGTACCTGGCTACGATCCCTGTGATCGGCGGGATCATGGCATTCTCCTGGACGGGCGTGGAGTCCCTCTTTGCGTCCCTCGGGCTGGCCCTGATCAGTCTGGGCCGCTACCAGCTGAAGGTCATTCCCTTTCGCGCGCTGCTGGTGGCCTGCATTCCCATGTGGCTGGTGCACAACCTGATCGTCGGGTCCGTCCCGGGGCTGGTTTCAGATGCCCTCTCGTTCAGCTCCGGGCTTTGGATGCTGATCGTCACGATTCGGCAGGAGCGCGGCCGGGCTCCAGCGTCTCCATCATCTGCCGGATGA
- a CDS encoding proline racemase family protein — MRSTRVVHIVSCHAEGEVGDVIVGGVPPPPGESLWEQRTFIARDDRLRQFVLNEPRGGVFRHVNLLVPPHHPEADAAWIIMEPEDTPPMSGSNTICVATVLLDTGILPMTEPETVLKLEAPAGLVTVRAQCRDGKAERITLTNVPSFVDRLDAHIEVEGIGTLQVDTAYGGDSFVLVDARAMGFALDPSEARALAETGVRIADAATEQLGFRHPENPEWRHLSFCQFTGPLERVQGALTGRNAVAIRPGKIDRSPTGTGCSARMAVMHARGEMNVGDRYVARSIIDSTFDCTIAAESTVGDSPAVIPAVSGRAWIAGTRQLMLDPEDPWPLGYRLSDTWPVIS; from the coding sequence TTGAGAAGCACCCGGGTCGTCCACATTGTCAGCTGCCACGCCGAAGGTGAAGTGGGCGACGTAATTGTCGGCGGCGTGCCACCGCCGCCGGGTGAGTCGCTGTGGGAGCAGCGCACCTTCATCGCCCGCGACGACCGACTTCGCCAGTTTGTGCTCAATGAGCCGCGCGGCGGAGTCTTCAGGCACGTGAATCTGCTGGTCCCTCCGCACCACCCGGAGGCGGACGCGGCCTGGATCATCATGGAGCCCGAGGACACGCCGCCGATGTCTGGCTCAAACACCATCTGCGTCGCCACGGTGCTGCTCGACACAGGCATCCTGCCCATGACCGAGCCCGAAACCGTGCTCAAACTGGAGGCACCGGCCGGCCTGGTGACGGTGAGAGCCCAGTGCCGGGACGGAAAGGCGGAGCGAATCACCTTGACGAACGTGCCGAGCTTCGTAGACAGGCTGGACGCACACATCGAGGTGGAGGGCATCGGCACGCTGCAGGTCGATACGGCCTACGGCGGAGACTCCTTCGTCCTGGTGGATGCCCGGGCGATGGGGTTTGCGCTGGATCCGTCGGAGGCCCGTGCCCTGGCAGAAACCGGTGTTCGCATCGCCGATGCCGCTACTGAGCAACTCGGATTCCGTCATCCGGAAAATCCGGAATGGAGGCATCTCTCATTTTGCCAGTTCACCGGCCCGCTGGAGCGCGTGCAAGGTGCGCTGACGGGACGCAACGCCGTGGCCATTCGGCCTGGCAAGATTGATCGCTCACCGACCGGGACGGGGTGCTCCGCCCGGATGGCCGTGATGCATGCGCGTGGCGAGATGAACGTCGGCGACCGGTACGTGGCCCGATCGATAATCGACTCCACGTTTGACTGCACCATCGCAGCGGAAAGCACTGTTGGAGACAGCCCGGCGGTCATCCCTGCGGTCTCCGGCCGGGCCTGGATTGCCGGCACCCGCCAGCTGATGCTGGATCCGGAAGATCCGTGGCCGCTCGGATATCGGCTCTCCGACACCTGGCCCGTCATTTCCTGA
- a CDS encoding SRPBCC family protein, whose protein sequence is MASVTTSCHIQADPDAVFAVIGNCNRFAEAVPDITGIEVLSDVTSGVGLRFRETRTMNGREADTVLEVTEYEPPNHIRIVADSHGTVWDSVFTVTPQNGGSELTLVMDARPHKLLSRLLVPFTMRMIGGALEKDLHAVKDFLESPVTA, encoded by the coding sequence ATGGCCTCCGTGACTACCTCCTGCCACATCCAGGCCGATCCCGACGCCGTGTTCGCCGTGATTGGCAACTGCAACCGCTTTGCCGAAGCCGTTCCGGACATCACAGGCATAGAGGTGCTGTCCGACGTCACATCCGGCGTCGGACTGCGCTTCCGGGAGACCAGGACGATGAACGGCCGGGAAGCCGACACGGTGCTGGAGGTGACCGAATATGAGCCGCCCAACCACATCCGGATTGTTGCCGATTCTCACGGCACGGTATGGGATTCGGTGTTTACGGTGACGCCCCAAAACGGAGGCAGCGAGCTCACCCTCGTCATGGATGCCCGTCCTCACAAGCTGCTTTCCAGGCTCCTGGTCCCGTTCACCATGCGCATGATCGGCGGCGCTCTGGAGAAGGACCTGCATGCAGTGAAAGACTTCCTGGAGTCCCCCGTCACGGCCTGA